CCGATTTGGCCGACGCTGAGGAGGTCGAACCGAGCGTTTTCGAACGCGAGATCCCGGAGGACGCCGAATTCGACGCGAAGTTCGCGGCGAGGGTCTGCCCGGTCGACGCGATCGAGATCTACGACGACGGCGACCGGATCGTGTGACCGTCGGATTGAAGACATTAGACGAAACGATTATATGGGTCGATACTGTCGTCTCTACGCGACGGTGTACCACGATGTCTGATAACGACAGTCTCGACGCCCGCCGACTCCGCGAGTGGGCATCGCTGACGGGCGATCGACTGCCGGAAAAATATGGCGTCGCCGGCCCCGAACTCGACGGCGAGTAGTCCTCGCGCTCGGTTAGCTGATCTTTCGGTACTGCTCCGTGAGCTTCTCGGCCGCCTCGTCCATCAGTTCGGTCTCGTACGCGTCGAGATCCCACTCGACGACCTCCTCGACGCCCCCGGAACCGAGCTTGACCGGCACGCCGAAGGCGGTGTCCTCGTAGCCGAACTCGCCGTCGAGGACGATCGATCCTGGAAGCACCTCGCCGGTGTCGCGCAGCACCGCCTCGACCATGTGGGCGACGCCGGTCGCTGGGCCCCACTGGGTCGCGCCCTTCCGCTCGATGACGTCCATCGCTGACTCTTGGAGGTCACCGAGGATCTCCGCTTTCCCGTCGTCGGTGAACTCGGGATCGGTTCCGTCGACGCGGACCTTCGAGAAGACGGGCACCTGCGCGTCGCCGTGCTCGCCGAGGATGGTCGCCTCGACGTTTCTGACGGGGACGTCGAAGCGTTCCGAGAGGACGTATCGGAACCGAGCCGAATCGAGTCGGCCGCCGAAACCGATGACCGAGTGGCGGTCGCGGTCGCTCGATTCGTAGAGATGTCGGTTCAACAGGTCGACTGGGTTCGAGGTCGTGATCGAGACGTAGTCGTCGTTGTACTCGTCGATCGACGAGCCGATGTCCTCCATGATCGGCGCGTTGTCACCCGCGAGATCGATCCGGGTCTGTCCCGGCTGGCGTGGGATCCCGGCGGTGATGACGACGACGTCAGAGCCGGCGGTGTCCTCGTACTCTCCCTGTCGAATCTTCGTGTTGGCGTCGTAGGCGACCCCGTGGTTCGTGTCGGCGGCTTGCCCGATGGTCGTCTCCCGCTGGTCCGGAATGTCGACGAACACCAACTCGTCGGCGATGTCGCGCAATGCGATATTGTAGCCGGCAGCGGCGCCGACGGTCCCCGCGGCTCCGATAATGCTAACCTTCGTCATAACCGTTCGAAAGGGGGTGTGGAAGCCGATTAACTCTTGTCCTTCTTCGTTGGGTGCCTGTTCGTTCTAACCCCGCGGCAGCGGCCCAAAACGAGCCATTTTCGCCTTCCGTCGAACTGCCTCACGTCAACCGGCGTACGTGGGAACGGCTTCGCCACTGCGACCTCACTCAACCACGAACCGTTCAGACGAGCGCCGCAACCGACAGCATTTCACGCTCGCGCCCCCTTCGGCCGACAATGACCGACGACATCGTCGTCCGAGGTGCCTCCGAGCACAACCTGAAGGACATCGACGTGTCCATCCCGCGCGAGGAGTTCACCGTCGTCACCGGCCTCTCCGGATCGGGCAAATCATCGCTCGCGTTCGAGACCGTCTACGCCGAGGGCCAGCGGCGCTACATCGAGTCGCTCAGCGCCTACGCCCGGAACTTCCTCGGGCAGATGGACAAACCGCAGGTCGAGACGGTCGAGGGCCTCTCGCCCGCGATTTCGATCGACCAGAAGAACGCCGCCAACAATCCCCGATCGACGGTCGGGACCGTCACCGAACTCCACGATTACCTCCGCTTGCTGTACGCTCGCGTCGGCACGCCACACTGTCCCGAGTGCGGGCGAGAGGTCGGCGAACAGAGCGCCCAGCAGATGGTCCGTCGTCTGCTCGAACTTCCCGAAGGGACCCGCGCGAAGCTCTGTGCGCCCGTCATCCGCGACCAGAAGGGTGCCTTCGAGGACCGCTTCGACGAGTTCGTCGGTGAGGGGTACACCCGCGTCGAGGTCGACGGCGAGGAGTTCGACCTCTCGATCGACCGCCCGGATCTCGACGAGAACTACGACCACACCGTCGACATCGTCGTCGACCGCGTGAAACTGACCGACGACGCCCGCTCGCGGATCACCGACTCGGTCGAGACCGCCCTCGACGAGGCCGACGGCGTCCTGAAGATCATCTTTCCGGATCCGCCCGAAGACGCCGACATCGGTTCGGAGACGCGAAGCACCGGCGATCTCGCGGGGGACGGTGACGACCGACTCGTCGTCGAGTTCTCCGAGGAACTCGCGTGTACGCACTGTGGGATCGATCTCCCCGAGATCGAGACCCGGTCGTTCTCGTTCAACTCCCCGCACGGAGCCTGTCCCGACTGCGAGGGGATCGGCGAGACGAAGGAGGTCGACGAGGACCTCGTCGTTCGCGACCCCGACAAGCCGATCAAGGACGTCTTCGAGCCGTGGAGCTACAACCGCTCGTACTATCGGACCCGCCTCGACAGCGTGGCCGCACACTTCGACGTGAGCGTCGAGACGCCCTTCTCGGAACTCGATTCGGACGTCCAGCGGCAGTTCCTCTACGGCACTGAGCGGGAGGTCGTCTTCGAGCGGCGGACGAAAAACGGCACCCGGCGGAAGCAAAAGCGCTTCGAGGGCGTCGTCCCGAACCTCGACCGCCGGTACCTCGAGACCGACTCCGAGAGCACGCGCGAGCACATCGAGGACTACATGGCGACGACGACGTGCCCGTCCTGCGAGGGGACACGGCTGAAGCCCGAATCGCGGGCCGTCCTCGTCGCCGGCACGTCGATCACCGAGGCCAACCGATTGTCGATCGGCGACGCCCTCGACCACTTCGAGGATCTGAACGCCGATCTCGACGAGCGCGAACGGACGATCGCCGAGGAGATCATCAAGGAGATCCGCGCCCGACTCGGCTTCATGGACGAGGTTGGCCTCGAGTACCTGACGCTGGACCGCGAGGCGTCGACGTTGTCAGGCGGCGAGAGCCAACGGATCCGGCTCGC
The window above is part of the Natronomonas salsuginis genome. Proteins encoded here:
- the mdh gene encoding malate dehydrogenase; translated protein: MTKVSIIGAAGTVGAAAGYNIALRDIADELVFVDIPDQRETTIGQAADTNHGVAYDANTKIRQGEYEDTAGSDVVVITAGIPRQPGQTRIDLAGDNAPIMEDIGSSIDEYNDDYVSITTSNPVDLLNRHLYESSDRDRHSVIGFGGRLDSARFRYVLSERFDVPVRNVEATILGEHGDAQVPVFSKVRVDGTDPEFTDDGKAEILGDLQESAMDVIERKGATQWGPATGVAHMVEAVLRDTGEVLPGSIVLDGEFGYEDTAFGVPVKLGSGGVEEVVEWDLDAYETELMDEAAEKLTEQYRKIS
- a CDS encoding ferredoxin, whose amino-acid sequence is MHVRFDRDTCIGMFQCVAEWDAFEENKDEGKADLADAEEVEPSVFEREIPEDAEFDAKFAARVCPVDAIEIYDDGDRIV
- the uvrA gene encoding excinuclease ABC subunit UvrA; protein product: MTDDIVVRGASEHNLKDIDVSIPREEFTVVTGLSGSGKSSLAFETVYAEGQRRYIESLSAYARNFLGQMDKPQVETVEGLSPAISIDQKNAANNPRSTVGTVTELHDYLRLLYARVGTPHCPECGREVGEQSAQQMVRRLLELPEGTRAKLCAPVIRDQKGAFEDRFDEFVGEGYTRVEVDGEEFDLSIDRPDLDENYDHTVDIVVDRVKLTDDARSRITDSVETALDEADGVLKIIFPDPPEDADIGSETRSTGDLAGDGDDRLVVEFSEELACTHCGIDLPEIETRSFSFNSPHGACPDCEGIGETKEVDEDLVVRDPDKPIKDVFEPWSYNRSYYRTRLDSVAAHFDVSVETPFSELDSDVQRQFLYGTEREVVFERRTKNGTRRKQKRFEGVVPNLDRRYLETDSESTREHIEDYMATTTCPSCEGTRLKPESRAVLVAGTSITEANRLSIGDALDHFEDLNADLDERERTIAEEIIKEIRARLGFMDEVGLEYLTLDREASTLSGGESQRIRLATQVGSGLVGVLYVLDEPSIGLHQRDNDKLLDTLEGLRDLGNTLVVVEHDEETMWRADTVIDMGPGPGKRGGEVVANGSVEDVIDADGSITGAYLSGERTISVPETRRDPDGYLTVRGARQHNLADVDVSFPLGCFTAITGVSGSGKSTLLHEILYKGLVRRMNDTDVFPGEHDTIEGIDEIETVRLIDQSPIGRTPRSNPATYTNVFDHVRELFAETKLSKQRGYERGRFSFNVKGGRCESCGGQGTVKIDMNFLSDVYVPCEECDGARYNDETLEVTYKGATISDVLDMEVDEAHEFFEGHSGIRRRLELLRDVGLGYMRLGQPSTTLSGGEAQRIKLAEELGKRDTGETLYLLDEPTTGLHSEDERKLIDVLHRLTDDGNTVIVVEHELDLVKNADHIVDLGPEGGEGGGEIVAEGTPEAIAEVDASHTGRYLRDHLPAVEIEGPRAGGRRAAGDD